A single window of Symphalangus syndactylus isolate Jambi chromosome 4, NHGRI_mSymSyn1-v2.1_pri, whole genome shotgun sequence DNA harbors:
- the LOC129481170 gene encoding large ribosomal subunit protein uL18-like produces the protein MIVRVTNRDIICQIAYAHIEGHMIVCAAYAHELPKYGVKVGLTNYAAAYCTGLLLARRLLNRFGMDKIYEGQVEVTGDEYNVESINGQPGAFTCYLDAGLARTTTGNKVFGALKGAVDGGLSIPHSTKRFPGYDSESKEFNAEVQRKHIMGQNVADYMRYLMEEDEDAYKKQFSQYIKNSVTPDMEEMYKKAHAAIQENPVYEKKPKKEVKKKRWNRPKMSLAQKKDQVAQKKASFLRVQEQAAES, from the coding sequence ATGATAGTTCGTGTAACAAACAGAGATATCATTTGTCAGATTGCTTATGCCCATATAGAGGGGCATATGATAGTCTGCGCAGCATATGCACACGAACTGCCAAAATATGGTGTGAAGGTTGGCCTGACAAATTATGCTGCAGCATATTGTACTGGCCTGCTGCTGGCCCGCAGGCTTCTCAATAGGTTTGGCATGGACAAGATCTATGAAGGCCAAGTGGAGGTGACTGGTGATGAATACAATGTGGAAAGCATTAATGGTCAGCCAGGTGCCTTCACCTGCTATTTGGATGCAGGCCTTGCCAGAACTACCACTGGCAATAAAGTTTTTGGTGCCCTGAAGGGAGCTGTGGATGGAGGCTTGTCTATCCCTCACAGTACCAAACGATTCCCTGGTTATGATTCTGAAAGCAAGGAATTTAATGCAGAAGTACAGCGGAAGCACATCATGGGCCAGAATGTTGCAGATTACATGCGCTACTTAATGGAAGAAGATGAAGATGCTTACAAGAAACAGTTCTCTCAATACATAAAGAACAGCGTAACTCCAGACATGGAGGAGATGTATAAGAAAGCTCATGCTGCTATACAAGAGAATCCGGTCTATGAAAAGAAGCCcaagaaagaagttaaaaagaagaGGTGGAACCGTCCCAAAATGTCCCTTGCTCAGAAGAAGGATCAGGTAGCTCAAAAGAAGGCAAGCTTCCTCAGAGTTCAGGAGCAGGCTGCTGAGAGCTAA